GAGATCGACTTCTTCTCATCCTTCTCCCCGGCCCCGGCACCATACAAAGTCTGGCGATACCCAGCCAGATCCTTGTCCACAACCGAAAGACCAGCCCGAGCCATCCGCCCCCCTCCAATCGCCTCGGCATACCCACAAAATCGATAATCCTTAGGATCTTCAACCAACCCCGCCCGCACCGCATTCAAGTCAATATAGGCAGCCACCGTCCGCAGCGCCCAACGATCCCCTTCCACCAGAACACTCTTAAACCGCTCACACCAAAGCGGTCCAAAACGATCCCGCGACCGATTAAACCAAAGCGTGAATCGTTGCTTGAGGGTCTTCATCATCCAGGAAACATCCCCCATCCGTCGCAACAGACTCTTCCGCAAGTCCATCCCTTCCAAAGTATGATCCCGAAGGTGCCCCTCCAAAACCTCAGCCCGCATCGGATTCCAAGGCGTAGGCTTCGGATAGAGCCGACGATACCGACGCACCAACTCCTCATCCGAAATACTCACCTCCGCCGGCACCTCCACCAAAACATGGAAGTGGTTCTTCATCACCGCATAGGTAACCACCCGAATCCCCGAGAAATCAGCCACCTGCCAAATCATCTTCCGCAAAACCTCCCTCTCCCGATCCCCAAAGAGAGCCTCCCCATTCACCGTTCGACTCATCACATGGTAGTA
The Puniceicoccus vermicola DNA segment above includes these coding regions:
- a CDS encoding transposase; protein product: MSRTVNGEALFGDREREVLRKMIWQVADFSGIRVVTYAVMKNHFHVLVEVPAEVSISDEELVRRYRRLYPKPTPWNPMRAEVLEGHLRDHTLEGMDLRKSLLRRMGDVSWMMKTLKQRFTLWFNRSRDRFGPLWCERFKSVLVEGDRWALRTVAAYIDLNAVRAGLVEDPKDYRFCGYAEAIGGGRMARAGLSVVDKDLAGYRQTLYGAGAGEKDEKKSISREEAVRVLEEEKGKLPLSVVLRCRVRYFTDGMVLGSPSFVEEQVQ